One genomic segment of Pyruvatibacter mobilis includes these proteins:
- the groL gene encoding chaperonin GroEL (60 kDa chaperone family; promotes refolding of misfolded polypeptides especially under stressful conditions; forms two stacked rings of heptamers to form a barrel-shaped 14mer; ends can be capped by GroES; misfolded proteins enter the barrel where they are refolded when GroES binds) has product MAKEVKFGTDAREKMLKGVDTLANAVKVTLGPKGRNVVIDKSFGAPRTTKDGVSVAKEIELEDKFENMGAQMVREVASRTNDEAGDGTTTATVLAQAIVREGAKAVAAGMNPMDLKRGIDLAAAAAVADLKKRAKKVKGSEEIAQVGTISANGEKEIGDLIAQAMQKVGNEGVITVEEAKSLETELEVVEGMQFDRGYLSPYFITNADKMITELDDPYILLHEKKLSNLQSMLPILESVVQSSRPLLIIAEDIEGEALATLVVNKLRGGLKIAAVKAPGFGDRRKAMLEDIAILTGGQVISEDLGIKLENVTLDMLGTAKRVRITKDDTTIVDGVGKKADIEARVSQIRKQIEETTSDYDREKLQERLAKLAGGVAVLRVGGATEVEVKERKDRVDDALNATRAAVEEGIVPGGGTALLSTTKAVNAVLENAENADQQAGVKIVLRAIQAPIRQIAENSGVEGSIVVGKVLEGKGVGFGFNAQTEEYGNLVEMGVIDPVKVVRTALQDAASVAGLLITTEAMVADKPEKNGGGAPAMPDMGGMGGMGGMM; this is encoded by the coding sequence ATGGCTAAAGAAGTCAAATTCGGTACCGACGCCCGCGAAAAGATGCTCAAGGGCGTCGACACGCTGGCCAATGCCGTGAAGGTGACGCTGGGCCCGAAGGGCCGCAACGTCGTGATCGACAAGTCCTTCGGCGCGCCGCGCACCACGAAGGACGGTGTGTCTGTGGCCAAGGAAATCGAACTGGAAGACAAGTTCGAGAACATGGGCGCGCAGATGGTTCGCGAAGTTGCCTCGCGCACCAATGACGAAGCCGGTGACGGCACCACCACCGCCACCGTGCTGGCCCAGGCCATCGTGCGCGAAGGCGCCAAGGCCGTTGCCGCCGGCATGAACCCGATGGACCTGAAGCGCGGCATCGACCTTGCGGCAGCGGCTGCGGTTGCTGACCTCAAGAAGCGCGCCAAGAAGGTGAAGGGCTCCGAGGAAATCGCACAGGTCGGCACCATCTCCGCCAATGGCGAGAAGGAAATCGGCGATCTCATCGCGCAGGCCATGCAGAAGGTCGGCAATGAGGGCGTGATCACGGTCGAGGAAGCCAAGTCTCTCGAGACCGAGCTGGAAGTCGTCGAAGGCATGCAGTTCGACCGCGGCTACCTGTCGCCGTACTTCATCACCAACGCCGACAAGATGATCACGGAACTCGACGATCCGTACATCCTGCTGCACGAGAAGAAGCTCTCCAACCTGCAGTCCATGCTGCCGATCCTGGAAAGCGTCGTGCAGTCGTCGCGTCCGCTGCTGATCATCGCCGAGGACATCGAAGGCGAAGCGCTGGCCACCCTCGTGGTCAACAAGCTGCGTGGCGGCCTGAAGATTGCCGCCGTGAAGGCACCGGGCTTCGGCGACCGCCGCAAGGCGATGCTGGAAGACATCGCCATCCTCACGGGCGGCCAGGTCATCTCCGAAGACCTCGGCATCAAGCTCGAAAACGTCACCCTCGACATGCTGGGCACCGCCAAGCGCGTGCGCATTACCAAGGATGACACGACGATCGTCGATGGCGTTGGCAAGAAGGCCGACATCGAGGCCCGCGTCTCGCAGATCCGCAAGCAGATCGAAGAGACCACCTCTGACTACGACCGTGAGAAGCTCCAGGAGCGTCTCGCCAAGCTTGCCGGCGGTGTTGCCGTGCTGCGCGTTGGCGGTGCCACGGAAGTGGAAGTGAAAGAGCGCAAGGACCGCGTCGATGACGCGCTGAACGCCACCCGCGCTGCCGTTGAAGAAGGCATCGTGCCGGGCGGTGGTACGGCCCTGCTCTCCACGACCAAGGCTGTGAATGCCGTTCTGGAGAACGCCGAGAATGCCGACCAGCAGGCCGGTGTGAAGATCGTTCTGCGTGCCATCCAGGCCCCGATCCGTCAGATCGCGGAGAACTCCGGCGTTGAAGGCTCGATCGTTGTGGGCAAGGTGCTCGAAGGCAAGGGCGTGGGCTTCGGCTTCAACGCGCAGACCGAAGAGTATGGCAATCTCGTCGAGATGGGCGTGATCGACCCGGTGAAGGTCGTGCGCACGGCTCTGCAGGATGCCGCTTCTGTGGCCGGTCTTTTGATCACCACCGAAGCCATGGTTGCCGACAAGCCGGAGAAGAACGGCGGCGGCGCCCCGGCAATGCCGGACATGGGCGGCATGGGCGGTATGGGCGGCATGATGTAA
- a CDS encoding co-chaperone GroES: MGFRPLHDRVVVRRLEEDAKTAGGIIIPDTAKEKPSEGEVVSAGPGARDDSGKVVALDVKAGDRVLFGKWSGTEVKIDGEDLLIMKESDILGVIEGKKGKK, from the coding sequence ATGGGTTTTCGTCCCCTGCACGACCGCGTTGTCGTCCGCCGGCTCGAAGAAGATGCGAAGACCGCCGGCGGGATCATCATTCCCGACACTGCCAAGGAAAAGCCGTCCGAAGGCGAAGTTGTGTCTGCTGGTCCGGGTGCCCGTGACGACAGCGGCAAGGTGGTCGCGCTCGACGTGAAGGCCGGCGACCGTGTGCTGTTCGGCAAGTGGTCCGGCACGGAAGTGAAGATCGACGGCGAGGATCTGCTCATCATGAAAGAGAGCGACATTCTCGGCGTGATCGAAGGCAAGAAGGGCAAGAAGTAA
- a CDS encoding ATP phosphoribosyltransferase regulatory subunit — MTEDALSFAAIIAEWGKPADFARALGQEDGGDLARKWRRRDSIPQEWWPAVIDAARRDGKPVDAERLLRAQRNAVARKTGDLPGEAPVIESPDPERPASGYDAGSLEALETQAQSIKAVFSQAGFRPVEPPTMQPADIFLNRSGEDIRQRTYVFEDPGGQEWCLRPDLTIPACRMYLDRDPEAKSEARLCYNGPAFRYQPPSAGKPVEFIQAGVEHIGGASTPEADAEIVSVAVDAVKGAGLTSFDTTLGDLGLFGALVNKLDLPESWKNRLKRHIWRPAYFEEMLNRLTDGSTQGVTPNTNQALLAALDVMEPARARDVVEDVLALAGISTVGGRSVAEISERFLEQAADSAKATLTPETADAIRDFLAVSAPCTTAVDQLAHIAAKAGVSLDEELERIARRIDLICGMGIDRSHITFDADFGRKEEYYTGFVFELRVEALGPSRQIAGGGRYDGLLRSLGSPRNVPAVGCAIRTERLLAAVGLEARS, encoded by the coding sequence ATGACAGAAGATGCTCTCAGCTTCGCCGCGATCATTGCCGAATGGGGCAAGCCCGCGGATTTCGCCCGTGCTCTGGGTCAGGAGGACGGCGGCGACCTCGCGCGCAAATGGCGCCGGCGTGACAGCATTCCCCAGGAATGGTGGCCGGCCGTGATTGATGCCGCCCGCCGCGACGGCAAGCCGGTGGATGCCGAGCGCCTGCTGCGCGCCCAACGCAACGCCGTCGCCCGCAAGACCGGCGATTTGCCCGGCGAGGCACCGGTAATCGAAAGTCCGGACCCGGAGCGTCCGGCATCCGGCTATGACGCAGGCTCCCTTGAAGCGCTGGAGACCCAGGCCCAGTCGATCAAGGCAGTGTTCAGCCAGGCGGGGTTCCGTCCGGTCGAGCCGCCGACCATGCAGCCCGCCGACATCTTCCTCAACCGCTCCGGTGAGGACATCCGCCAGCGCACCTATGTGTTCGAAGACCCGGGCGGGCAGGAATGGTGCCTGCGCCCGGACCTCACAATCCCCGCCTGCCGCATGTATCTGGACCGCGACCCCGAAGCAAAAAGCGAAGCGCGCCTCTGCTACAACGGCCCGGCCTTCCGCTACCAGCCGCCTTCTGCCGGCAAGCCCGTCGAGTTCATTCAGGCAGGCGTGGAACATATCGGCGGTGCCAGCACGCCCGAGGCGGACGCTGAAATCGTCTCCGTGGCGGTGGACGCCGTGAAGGGGGCGGGGCTTACATCCTTCGATACCACTTTGGGGGACCTTGGCCTGTTCGGCGCCCTGGTCAACAAGCTCGACCTGCCCGAAAGCTGGAAGAACCGCCTCAAGCGTCACATCTGGCGGCCCGCCTATTTCGAGGAGATGCTCAATCGCCTCACCGATGGCAGCACCCAGGGCGTCACCCCCAATACCAACCAGGCGCTGCTCGCAGCCCTCGACGTGATGGAACCCGCCCGCGCCCGCGACGTGGTGGAAGACGTCCTGGCGCTTGCTGGGATTTCCACCGTAGGCGGACGATCCGTCGCCGAAATCTCCGAGCGCTTCCTGGAGCAGGCCGCCGACAGCGCCAAGGCCACACTCACGCCGGAAACCGCTGACGCGATCCGTGATTTTCTTGCGGTCTCCGCCCCCTGCACCACGGCCGTGGATCAGCTTGCCCACATCGCCGCCAAGGCAGGTGTGTCGCTTGATGAGGAGCTTGAGCGCATCGCCCGCCGCATCGATCTGATCTGCGGCATGGGCATCGATCGCAGCCACATCACTTTCGACGCCGATTTCGGCCGCAAGGAAGAATATTACACGGGCTTTGTCTTCGAGCTGCGCGTCGAGGCCCTTGGCCCCTCGCGGCAGATCGCAGGCGGCGGCCGCTATGACGGCCTGCTCAGGAGCCTCGGCAGCCCGCGCAACGTGCCCGCCGTCGGCTGCGCCATCCGTACCGAGCGGCTCTTGGCCGCCGTTGGCCTGGAGGCCCGCTCATGA
- a CDS encoding UbiA family prenyltransferase, producing MARQKHESPRAVPVDASHAAALFGAQQATGNETANVADTATQLPLVLDLDGTLIRTDVLAETFIAYLRRNPLRLFQVIVWLFMGRAVLKQKLAHAAEIDVAGLPVTEDLVSFAAREAAHGRDVHLATAADMSVAERVRERFPFISRVFASNGDINLKSREKARVLAEAFPDGFAYAGNSRADLAVWQAAGETIIVNPAPGLVKAARAIRAPSQIIAWPRRGLRFAAKVLRLHQWAKNGLIFAPLLLGGVLFEAAAWGQAAAGFLALSVLASATYLLNDLFDLADDRRHWSKRTRPLASGALPIAHALVLIPAGMAVAYAIAALAIGTVGVAFLTAYLAVTLAYSFSLKKIELLDAAVLASLFTLRLGFGVALAGVVLSPWLLVFSMFLFLSLSFAKRHVEVTRMEARGRSTAAGRGYKAGDGPMVAMIGAASGLAAVQVLVMYVMNEAYRAGAYVAPVMLWAVPPILFLWIARIWLLAQRGELDDDPVAFAVKDPPSLLLGFMLGFVFLVALFGSPV from the coding sequence ATGGCGAGACAGAAACACGAAAGCCCGCGCGCAGTGCCGGTGGACGCATCCCACGCCGCCGCCCTGTTCGGCGCGCAGCAGGCCACGGGGAATGAGACGGCCAACGTGGCAGACACCGCCACGCAGCTGCCGCTCGTTCTGGACCTCGACGGCACGCTGATCCGCACGGACGTGCTGGCAGAGACCTTCATTGCCTATCTGCGCCGCAACCCGCTGCGCCTGTTCCAGGTGATTGTCTGGCTCTTCATGGGCCGTGCGGTCCTCAAGCAGAAGCTCGCCCATGCCGCCGAGATCGATGTGGCCGGCCTTCCGGTCACGGAGGATCTGGTGAGCTTTGCCGCCCGCGAAGCCGCCCATGGCCGCGACGTGCATCTGGCAACCGCCGCCGACATGTCGGTTGCAGAGCGTGTCCGTGAGCGCTTCCCGTTCATCAGCCGCGTCTTCGCCAGCAATGGCGATATCAATCTCAAGTCGCGCGAAAAAGCCCGTGTGCTCGCCGAAGCCTTCCCCGATGGGTTCGCCTATGCAGGCAACAGTCGCGCCGACCTGGCCGTGTGGCAGGCCGCGGGCGAGACCATCATCGTCAACCCGGCCCCCGGCCTGGTGAAGGCGGCCCGCGCCATCCGCGCCCCGTCCCAAATCATCGCGTGGCCGCGCCGGGGCCTGCGCTTTGCGGCCAAGGTTCTGCGGCTACATCAATGGGCCAAGAACGGCCTCATTTTCGCGCCGCTTCTGCTGGGCGGTGTGCTGTTCGAGGCCGCGGCATGGGGCCAGGCGGCCGCGGGCTTCCTTGCGCTGTCGGTGCTCGCCTCGGCCACCTACCTGCTGAACGATCTGTTCGACTTGGCCGATGACCGCCGCCACTGGTCCAAGCGCACCCGGCCGCTGGCCTCCGGCGCCCTGCCCATTGCCCATGCCCTGGTGCTCATCCCCGCGGGCATGGCCGTGGCCTATGCCATCGCGGCCCTGGCCATCGGCACAGTCGGCGTCGCCTTCCTCACGGCCTATCTTGCGGTAACGCTCGCCTATTCCTTCAGCCTGAAGAAGATCGAGCTGCTGGACGCAGCCGTGCTGGCGTCGCTCTTCACCCTGCGTCTCGGTTTCGGTGTGGCGCTTGCGGGTGTCGTGCTGTCTCCCTGGCTGCTTGTCTTCTCCATGTTCCTGTTCCTGTCGCTCTCCTTTGCCAAGCGCCATGTGGAAGTCACCCGCATGGAAGCCCGAGGCCGCAGCACGGCGGCCGGGCGCGGCTACAAGGCGGGCGATGGCCCCATGGTCGCGATGATCGGCGCCGCGTCCGGCCTGGCCGCTGTGCAGGTGCTGGTGATGTATGTCATGAACGAGGCCTACCGGGCCGGGGCCTATGTGGCGCCGGTCATGCTGTGGGCGGTGCCGCCGATCCTGTTCCTGTGGATCGCCCGCATCTGGCTGCTGGCCCAGCGCGGAGAACTGGATGACGACCCGGTGGCCTTCGCGGTCAAGGATCCGCCCAGCCTGCTGCTTGGCTTCATGCTCGGCTTCGTCTTCCTGGTTGCCCTGTTCGGCTCCCCGGTCTGA
- the hisS gene encoding histidine--tRNA ligase — protein sequence MAKKDKPFRPKARLPKGLRDLRAEDVAARRAMLATIMQVYESYGFDPLETSAFEYADALGKFLPDADRPNEGVFSLQDDDGQWLSLRYDLTAPLARMVAENYDALPKPFRRYQTGQVWRNEKPGPGRFREFTQCDADTVGAPEMAADAELCAMVSDALEAVGIGRGDYVVRVNNRKILDGVLETIGVAAGEAGAAQRMTVLRAIDKLDRLGADGVKLLLGEGRKDESGDFTEGAGLTADQADTVLAFVGAGDEDRGKVLTTLRGLVGGSETGLAGVAELEEIAGLLDAIGYGPDRILFDPAVVRGLGYYTGPVFEAELTFDVKDEKGRPIRFGSIGGGGRYDDLVSRFKGTPIPATGVSIGVDRLLSALDALGRSKADSLRPPVVVLPLDKDRMEDYQRMVWDLRNAGIRAELYLGGAGMRAQLKYADKRGAPIAVIQGSDEFEKGEITLKDLVLGARLAEEIEDNTTWREDQPAQVSAPASDLVSAVKDMLAKPHMSA from the coding sequence TTGGCCAAAAAAGACAAGCCCTTCCGCCCCAAGGCCCGCCTGCCCAAGGGCCTGCGTGACCTGCGCGCCGAGGATGTGGCCGCCCGCCGCGCCATGCTCGCCACCATCATGCAGGTATATGAGTCCTATGGCTTCGACCCGCTGGAGACCTCCGCCTTTGAATATGCGGATGCGCTGGGCAAGTTCCTGCCGGACGCGGACCGGCCCAATGAGGGCGTCTTTTCCCTGCAGGACGATGACGGCCAGTGGCTCTCCCTGCGCTATGACCTGACAGCGCCCCTGGCCCGCATGGTGGCCGAGAATTACGACGCCCTGCCCAAGCCTTTCCGCCGCTACCAGACCGGTCAGGTATGGCGCAACGAGAAGCCCGGCCCCGGCCGTTTCCGTGAGTTCACCCAATGCGATGCCGATACGGTGGGCGCCCCTGAAATGGCCGCCGACGCCGAGCTCTGCGCCATGGTGAGTGATGCGCTGGAAGCCGTCGGCATCGGACGCGGCGATTATGTGGTGCGCGTCAACAACCGCAAGATCCTCGACGGCGTGCTGGAAACCATCGGCGTTGCCGCAGGCGAAGCGGGCGCTGCCCAGCGCATGACCGTGCTGCGCGCCATCGACAAGCTGGATCGTCTGGGAGCTGACGGTGTCAAGCTCCTGCTGGGCGAAGGCCGCAAGGACGAGTCCGGCGATTTCACTGAAGGCGCAGGTCTTACGGCCGATCAGGCCGATACGGTCCTGGCCTTTGTCGGCGCTGGCGATGAGGATCGCGGCAAGGTGCTCACCACCCTGCGCGGCCTTGTGGGCGGCAGCGAAACGGGCCTAGCCGGAGTTGCCGAACTCGAAGAGATCGCAGGCCTTCTCGATGCCATCGGCTATGGCCCCGACCGCATCCTGTTTGACCCGGCGGTCGTGCGCGGCCTCGGCTATTACACCGGCCCCGTCTTCGAGGCAGAGCTTACTTTTGACGTGAAGGACGAGAAGGGCCGTCCCATCCGCTTCGGCTCCATCGGCGGCGGCGGCCGCTATGACGATCTCGTCAGCCGCTTCAAGGGCACGCCCATCCCCGCCACCGGCGTCTCCATCGGTGTGGACCGGCTCCTGTCCGCCTTGGACGCGCTTGGCCGCAGCAAGGCCGACAGCCTGCGCCCGCCGGTCGTTGTCCTGCCTCTTGATAAGGACCGCATGGAAGACTATCAGCGCATGGTGTGGGACCTGCGCAATGCGGGCATCCGCGCCGAGCTCTATCTCGGCGGTGCCGGCATGCGCGCCCAGCTCAAATATGCGGACAAGCGCGGCGCGCCCATCGCCGTCATCCAGGGCTCCGATGAATTCGAAAAGGGCGAGATCACCCTCAAGGATCTCGTCCTCGGCGCCCGGCTGGCGGAGGAAATCGAAGACAACACCACCTGGCGCGAGGACCAGCCCGCCCAGGTGTCGGCTCCGGCCTCTGATCTTGTCAGCGCCGTCAAAGACATGCTGGCCAAGCCGCATATGTCAGCCTGA
- a CDS encoding glyoxalase superfamily protein produces the protein MAIAFTAAIPILRIFDEDLARRFYGDYLGLEVDWEHRFEPGLPLYMQMSRAGLVLHLTGHHGDTTPGSTVYVQMEDIAAFHAELRQRDGIGNLRPGLEDAPWGGKLVEVTDPFGNRLRFAGDA, from the coding sequence ATGGCCATCGCCTTCACTGCCGCCATCCCCATCCTGCGCATCTTCGATGAGGACCTGGCCCGCCGCTTCTATGGCGACTATCTCGGCCTTGAGGTGGATTGGGAGCACCGCTTCGAGCCCGGCCTGCCGCTCTACATGCAGATGTCGCGCGCGGGCCTCGTCCTGCACCTCACCGGCCACCATGGGGATACGACCCCCGGCTCAACCGTCTATGTGCAGATGGAAGACATCGCGGCCTTCCACGCCGAACTGCGCCAGCGGGACGGGATCGGCAATCTGCGTCCGGGCCTTGAGGATGCCCCCTGGGGCGGCAAGCTGGTGGAAGTGACGGACCCCTTCGGCAATCGCCTGCGCTTTGCAGGCGACGCCTGA
- the hisG gene encoding ATP phosphoribosyltransferase yields the protein MTRQDTEDRLIVAVPSKGRLQEDALAFFKQAGCAIKQAGSSRGYVGRMPGVADVEVAFLSASEIAGSLGAGRAHLGITGEDLIREKLPEPENVVHMIKPLGFGHADVVVAVPQSWIDVRTMADFDDVAIAYHARRGERVRIATKYLRLTRNFFAEHGLADYRIVESAGATEGAPAGGTAEAIVDITSTGATLRANNLKILDDGVMLRSEANLVASRTAEWGPKARAAAAQILEMIEAVSRARGVVEMRFLHDVSDKALLDDLAQRFGARVPFPYDEDGARVALILHVPEPRVHDVVSHLYANGKDAVTVTEPRYIFQRGNPLMTELEDRLAG from the coding sequence ATGACCCGTCAGGATACGGAAGACCGGCTGATCGTTGCCGTCCCCTCCAAGGGACGCCTGCAGGAGGACGCGTTGGCCTTCTTCAAGCAGGCCGGCTGTGCCATCAAGCAGGCAGGCTCGTCCCGCGGCTATGTCGGTCGCATGCCCGGCGTCGCCGATGTGGAAGTTGCGTTCCTGTCCGCTAGCGAGATCGCCGGGTCCTTGGGCGCGGGCCGTGCCCATCTCGGCATCACCGGCGAGGATCTGATCCGCGAAAAGCTGCCCGAGCCTGAAAACGTCGTCCACATGATCAAGCCCTTGGGCTTCGGTCATGCCGATGTGGTGGTCGCCGTGCCGCAGAGCTGGATCGATGTCCGCACCATGGCGGATTTTGATGACGTTGCGATCGCCTATCATGCCCGCCGCGGTGAGCGCGTGCGTATCGCCACCAAATATCTTCGCCTCACGCGCAACTTCTTCGCCGAGCACGGCCTTGCGGATTACCGCATCGTCGAAAGCGCCGGTGCCACCGAGGGCGCACCCGCCGGCGGCACGGCAGAGGCCATCGTCGACATCACCTCGACCGGCGCCACCCTGCGCGCCAACAATCTCAAGATCCTTGATGACGGGGTGATGCTGCGCAGCGAAGCCAACCTCGTGGCCTCCCGCACTGCGGAATGGGGACCGAAGGCCCGCGCCGCGGCCGCACAGATTCTCGAGATGATCGAAGCCGTCTCCCGCGCCCGCGGCGTCGTCGAGATGCGCTTCCTGCATGACGTGTCCGACAAGGCGCTGCTGGACGATTTGGCGCAGCGCTTCGGCGCCCGCGTGCCGTTCCCCTATGACGAGGATGGCGCCCGCGTCGCGCTCATCCTCCATGTCCCCGAGCCGCGCGTGCACGACGTGGTCAGCCACCTCTATGCCAACGGCAAGGACGCCGTCACCGTCACCGAACCCCGCTACATCTTCCAGCGCGGCAACCCGTTGATGACCGAGCTGGAAGACAGGCTGGCCGGCTAG
- a CDS encoding sensor histidine kinase, with protein sequence MRSQHRSIPVIPKGGLLSARSEGAVPGDMSHLTLAPVDLPSPRDTVAVMSTAPELGAKVAEALDMRRSQKVDLLHVQPGESLDQLLAPGLTAVIAEIDPAEGGLARLKRLCAIGPNAPVVVLMRGMDDDTMLAAIEAGAEEVVDITPAGTFNGADLANAVARALARHSQDGRPARSGAGDAKLAPAPLMLVQEAPEAMVVLDRHGAVAFINPAAEELLGRAADTLMGKRFDLDIGKGGEVTIVQPGGETRVAEVDVVETERGGVPARIASFTDITVRRKLETALKTAQGGRDAALKRSGRFFSRVSHDLRTPLTHIVGFADLLQSDRITDPQRRQDYAASISDAGRAMLDMVEDLLSVVDAQGAAMPEPCDLAKLVRNTAHFLSRADGGPEVVVDAPQGALVARVDLAKLQRALYRLVAGIARDADAGSILRLSLRQAGKQARLTVRIDSLDGRPVALPASLEDSDPLVTPADARTGFAAELLREALDAHGGALQLARDGGSVVAAVMTLPLKD encoded by the coding sequence ATGCGCTCTCAGCACCGATCCATCCCGGTTATCCCCAAGGGCGGACTTCTCTCCGCGCGCAGCGAGGGCGCTGTGCCGGGTGACATGTCTCACCTGACGCTGGCGCCGGTGGACCTTCCCAGCCCGCGCGACACGGTCGCGGTGATGAGCACCGCACCGGAGCTGGGCGCCAAGGTGGCCGAAGCCCTGGACATGCGCCGCAGCCAGAAGGTGGACCTGCTGCATGTGCAGCCGGGGGAAAGCCTGGACCAGTTGTTGGCACCGGGACTGACGGCGGTGATCGCCGAGATTGACCCGGCGGAAGGCGGGCTTGCACGGCTCAAGCGCCTGTGCGCCATCGGGCCCAATGCGCCGGTGGTGGTGCTGATGCGCGGCATGGATGACGACACCATGCTGGCGGCTATCGAGGCCGGGGCCGAGGAAGTTGTGGACATCACCCCGGCGGGCACTTTCAACGGCGCGGACCTTGCCAATGCAGTGGCCCGGGCGCTGGCGCGTCACAGCCAGGACGGCCGCCCGGCCCGATCCGGCGCGGGAGACGCCAAGCTGGCTCCTGCCCCGCTGATGCTGGTGCAGGAAGCCCCGGAAGCCATGGTGGTGCTGGACCGGCACGGGGCGGTGGCCTTCATCAATCCGGCAGCCGAGGAATTGCTGGGTCGGGCGGCAGATACGCTGATGGGCAAGCGGTTCGATCTTGATATCGGCAAGGGCGGCGAGGTGACCATCGTGCAGCCGGGCGGGGAAACCCGCGTGGCGGAAGTGGACGTGGTGGAAACCGAACGCGGCGGGGTGCCCGCACGCATTGCCAGCTTCACCGACATCACGGTGCGGCGGAAGCTCGAAACCGCGCTGAAGACCGCGCAGGGCGGGCGCGACGCGGCCCTGAAGCGCTCCGGGCGGTTCTTCTCACGGGTGAGCCATGACCTGCGCACGCCGCTGACCCACATCGTGGGCTTCGCCGACCTGCTGCAGAGCGACCGGATTACCGATCCACAGCGGCGGCAGGACTATGCGGCTTCCATCTCGGATGCGGGCCGGGCGATGCTGGACATGGTGGAAGACCTTCTGAGCGTGGTGGACGCGCAGGGCGCGGCCATGCCGGAGCCGTGCGACCTAGCGAAGCTGGTGCGCAACACGGCGCATTTCCTGTCGCGGGCCGATGGCGGGCCGGAAGTGGTGGTCGATGCACCGCAGGGGGCGCTGGTGGCGCGGGTGGACCTCGCCAAGCTGCAAAGAGCGCTGTATCGGCTGGTGGCGGGCATTGCGCGCGACGCGGATGCGGGCAGCATTCTCCGCCTGTCGCTGCGGCAGGCAGGCAAGCAGGCGCGGCTGACGGTGCGTATCGACAGCCTGGACGGCCGCCCGGTGGCCCTGCCGGCAAGTCTCGAGGATTCAGATCCGCTGGTGACGCCGGCAGATGCCCGGACCGGGTTTGCGGCAGAACTGCTGCGCGAGGCGCTGGACGCCCATGGCGGCGCCCTGCAGCTGGCGCGCGACGGCGGCAGCGTGGTCGCCGCCGTGATGACACTGCCCCTGAAGGACTGA
- a CDS encoding protein phosphatase CheZ, producing MAEVKLFRIEKMMGLSAPAPVRAAAETPVAAVEAAPVDAEAPAPVADASGAPAPSAQAPSSPLAAVSPDITIEELTILRDRVEEATRLQSELADLSGAIERTKQELSALHYDGPAAARFQEAGNELDAVVKATEAATDTILTASERIDSAAAHLGASAPDDMSRNQAEEIAEQVVNIFEACNFQDITGQRITKVVAALQYIDERVSRMMEIWGGPQDLVSFAPEAAEQEAHEEDEAALLNGPALEDHHGHATQDDIDALFA from the coding sequence GTGGCTGAGGTGAAGCTCTTTCGCATCGAGAAAATGATGGGTCTGTCCGCGCCTGCGCCTGTGAGGGCGGCAGCGGAAACGCCTGTGGCGGCAGTTGAAGCAGCGCCGGTGGATGCCGAAGCGCCGGCACCCGTCGCGGATGCCTCCGGCGCGCCAGCCCCGTCCGCTCAGGCCCCGTCGTCGCCGCTTGCCGCCGTGAGCCCCGACATCACCATCGAAGAATTGACCATCCTGCGCGACCGCGTGGAGGAGGCTACCCGTCTGCAGTCGGAGCTGGCCGATCTCTCCGGTGCCATCGAGCGCACCAAGCAGGAGCTGTCCGCCCTTCATTATGACGGCCCCGCTGCCGCCCGCTTCCAGGAAGCCGGCAACGAGCTGGATGCAGTGGTGAAAGCGACCGAGGCCGCGACCGACACCATCCTCACCGCATCCGAGCGTATCGATTCCGCCGCCGCCCATCTGGGCGCATCAGCTCCCGACGACATGAGCCGCAACCAGGCGGAAGAGATCGCCGAGCAGGTGGTGAACATCTTTGAGGCCTGTAACTTCCAGGACATCACCGGCCAGCGCATCACCAAGGTGGTGGCGGCGCTGCAATACATCGATGAACGCGTCAGCCGTATGATGGAAATCTGGGGTGGTCCGCAGGACCTTGTGTCCTTCGCGCCCGAAGCAGCGGAACAAGAGGCGCACGAGGAAGACGAAGCTGCGCTCCTCAACGGTCCCGCTCTCGAAGACCACCACGGCCACGCCACCCAGGACGATATCGACGCCCTGTTCGCCTAG